Proteins found in one Penaeus vannamei isolate JL-2024 chromosome 29, ASM4276789v1, whole genome shotgun sequence genomic segment:
- the gammaCOP gene encoding coatomer subunit gamma-2 → MIGSFKQAKKDEEDGCGNPYHSVDKTSVLQEARVFNETPVNVKRSTHVLTKILYLLNQGETLATKEATDAFFAMTKLFQSNDLVLRRLVYLGIKELCNVAEDTIIVTSSLTKDMTGREDQYRAPAIRALCRITDATMMQAIERYMKQAIVDRAPGVSSAALVSCRHIMKDSPDVVKRWVSEVQEALSSDCVMVQFHALGVLHQIRKSDKLAVTKMVSKLTSSGPRSPYAICLLIRIVARLIEEDEAGADCRLFDFLESMLRHKAEMVIYEAANAIVTLRKSSARDLAPAISVLQLFLSSPKPTLRFAAVRTLSKVAMTQPNAVTACNLDLENLIQDVNRSIATLAITTLLKTGSEGSVDRLMKSISSFLNDISDEFKIVVVEALRALALKYPRKQAVLMGQLADMLRSEGGLPYKEAIASTIITIIEDNPEAKEKGLDHLCEFIEDCEHTTLAVRILHLLGREGPRTRQPARYIRFVYNRVILENAAVRAAAVSVLAKFGAQCETLLSNVLVLLQRCMMDTEDEVRDRATYYHAVLATRDSALIHRYILNPPQFALPSLERALVQYLRADTSAPFETRAVPTAPPPQEEKKAQNIMEVAPRQEERVVPTHEKYAEQLSAIPQFANLGPLFKSSAPVELTESETEYMVRCIKHTFRDYIVLQFDCTNTLNDQLLEAVNVVVEGEDWDVLLYIPCPSLPYSQPGSCYALLRIPEDIMATTGTFSATLKFKVRDCDPATGEPDTEDGYEDDYTLEDIEISVADHVQRAARNNFAAGWDELGATNELEDTFALSAMSSLEEAVTQVTQFLGMHPCDRSDRIPEGKSAHTLYLAGTYRGGHEVLVRAKLALSDGVTMQLTVRSDDPGVSEVIASAVG, encoded by the exons ATGATCGGCTCCTTCAAACAGGcaaaaaaagacgaggaagatg GGTGCGGGAACCCCTACCACAGTGTGGACAAGACATCAGTGCTGCAGGAGGCACGGGTGTTCAATGAGACACCTGTTAACGTCAAGCGCAGCACACATGTCCTCACCAAGATCCTGTACCTGCTCAATCAGGGCGAGACGTTAGCCACTAAGGAGGCCACAGATGCCTTCTTCGCCATGACCAAGCTTTTCCAGAGCAACGACCTCGTCCTGAGGAGGCTCGTGTATCTTGGTATCAAG GAATTATGCAATGTGGCTGAAGATACCATCATCGTCACGTCATCCCTGACCAAGGATATGACAGGAAGAGAGGACCAATACAGAGCACCAGCCATTAGGGCTCTCTGCCGCATCACTGAT GCAACAATGATGCAAGCCATCGAGCGGTACATGAAGCAGGCCATTGTGGACCGCGCTCCAGGAGTAAGCAGCGCTGCTCTGGTGTCCTGTCGCCACATCATGAAGGATTCCCCCGATGTGGTGAAGCGTTGGGTGTCAGAAGTGCAAGAGGCGCTTAGCTCCGACTG TGTGATGGTGCAGTTCCATGCCTTAGGGGTCCTGCACCAGATTCGCAAGTCTGACAAGCTGGCTGTGACGAAGATGGTGTCCAAGCTTACATCCTCTGGCCCGCGATCTCCCTATGCCATCTGTCTGCTG ATCCGTATTGTGGCTAGGCTCATTGAGGAGGATGAGGCTGGTGCTGACTGCCGCCTCTTTGACTTCTTGGAGTCGATGTTGAGGCACAAGGCAGAGATGGTTATTTACGAGGCAGCCAACGCCATTGTCACCCTTAGGAAGTCATCAGCCAGGGACCTTGCCCCAGCCATCTCCGTTCTCCAGCTCTTCCTCTCAAGCCCCAAGCCAACCCTGAG GTTCGCAGCGGTACGTACCCTCAGCAAGGTGGCCATGACACAACCCAATGCAGTGACGGCCTGCAACCTGGATCTGGAGAACCTAATCCAGGACGTGAACCGCTCCATTGCCACACTGGCGATCACCACCCTACTCAAGACTGGCTCTGAGGGCTCAGTCGACCGCCTCATGAagtccatttcttccttcctcaacgACATCTCGGATGAGTTCAAGATCGTTGTAGTTGAG GCACTGAGGGCCTTGGCATTGAAGTACCCCAGGAAGCAGGCTGTGCTCATGGGCCAGTTGGCGGACATGCTCCGTAGCGAGGGTGGACTTCCATACAAGGAGGCCATTGctagcaccatcatcaccattattgaggATAACCCTGAGGCTAAGGAGAAGG GTTTGGACCACCTGTGCGAGTTCATTGAAGACTGTGAGCATACAACACTTGCTGTGCGAATCCTTCACCTTCTGGGCCGAGAGGGACCACGAACACGCCAGCCAGCGCGTTACATCCGTTTTGTGTACAACCGTGTGATCCTGGAG AATGCCGCTGTGAGGGCAGCCGCAGTATCCGTTCTTGCCAAGTTTGGTGCCCAGTGTGAAACCCTGCTGAGCAACGTGCTGGTTCTGTTGCAACGCTGTATGATGGACACTGAGGATGAGGTTCGTGACCGCGCCACCTACTACCACGCAGTTCTGGCTACAAGGGATTCTGCTCTCATCCACCGCTATATCCTCAATCCTCCACAG TTTGCCCTTCCAAGCTTGGAGAGAGCCCTTGTCCAGTACTTGCGCGCTGACACCTCTGCACCCTTTGAGACACGTGCAGTGCCCACAGCACCCCCTccacaagaagagaagaaggcgcAGAACATCATGGAAGTGGCACCACGGCAGGAGGAGCGTGTCGTTCCCACGCATGAGAA GTATGCAGAGCAGCTGTCAGCCATTCCCCAGTTTGCCAACCTGGGTCCCCTCTTCAAGTCGTCTGCACCAGTGGAGCTCACCGAGTCTGAGACTGAGTACATGGTGCGATGCATCAAACACACATTCCGTGATTACATTGTCCTACAG tTCGACTGCACCAACACTTTGAATGACCAGTTACTAGAAGCTGTGAATgtggtggtggaaggagaggacTGGGATGTTCTGCTGTACATTCCTTGCCCTTCTCTGCCTTACTCTCAACCAGGGTCCTGCTATGCCCTTCTTAGGATTCCAGAAGATATCATGGCAACAACAG GTACCTTTTCGGCTACCCTCAAATTCAAAGTTCGGGACTGCGATCCAGCTACAGGGGAGCCTGATACTGAAGATGGATATGAGGACGACTACACG CTTGAGGATATCGAGATTAGCGTAGCGGACCACGTCCAGAGAGCCGCACGCAATAACTTCGCTGCCGGTTGGGATGAGCTGGGAGCAACCAATGAGCTGGAAGACACATTCGCCCTCTCTGCCATGAGCTCCCTGGAAGAGGCCGTCACGCAGGTCACGCAGTTCTTAGGCATGCATCCTTGCGACCGCTCCGACCGCATTCCCGAAGGCAAGAGTGCCCACACCTTATATCTCGCAG GTACCTATCGCGGTGGTCATGAAGTGCTAGTGAGAGCCAAGCTAGCACTCTCAGATGGTGTGACGATGCAGCTGACTGTGCGATCAGATGACCCAGGAGTTTCCGAAGTCATCGCCTCTGCCGTTGGTTAA